In a single window of the Allobranchiibius huperziae genome:
- a CDS encoding class F sortase, translated as MLAVIAVGLIGRYLTMSPAPPAAGDLGTIPAAMASPVQQAVTIPAAPATKAAGKKPATSAAAPSAFHLSASAPVSIRVPSVGIKSHLLTVGLNTNQTIEVPTTAAEAAWYRLGPTPGALGPAVILGHVDSTSGPGVFYKLGALRPGQRIEVTRADGSLAYFRVDAVDSYLKDQFPSQAVYGPIDYAGLRLITCGGRFNTTTHHYESNTVVFASLTRS; from the coding sequence ATGCTGGCCGTGATTGCCGTCGGCCTGATCGGTCGCTACCTGACGATGTCTCCAGCCCCGCCTGCTGCCGGCGACCTAGGCACCATTCCTGCAGCCATGGCGAGCCCGGTCCAGCAGGCCGTGACGATCCCCGCTGCTCCTGCCACGAAGGCGGCGGGCAAGAAGCCGGCCACCTCGGCAGCCGCACCATCGGCCTTCCATCTGAGCGCTTCGGCACCGGTGTCGATACGCGTGCCCTCGGTCGGCATCAAGTCCCACCTGCTGACGGTGGGGCTGAACACAAACCAGACGATCGAAGTTCCCACCACCGCAGCCGAGGCGGCGTGGTACCGCCTCGGACCGACACCCGGTGCGCTCGGCCCGGCTGTGATTCTCGGCCACGTCGACTCCACCTCCGGCCCCGGGGTGTTCTACAAACTGGGTGCTCTGCGCCCGGGCCAGAGAATAGAGGTCACCCGCGCCGATGGAAGCCTGGCGTACTTCCGCGTCGATGCAGTCGATAGCTACCTCAAAGATCAGTTTCCCTCCCAGGCCGTGTACGGCCCCATCGACTACGCCGGCCTGCGATTGATCACCTGCGGGGGCCGGTTCAACACCACCACTCACCACTACGAATCCAACACCGTGGTGTTCGCCTCACTGACCCGGTCCTGA